The following proteins are encoded in a genomic region of Maribacter hydrothermalis:
- the pyk gene encoding pyruvate kinase has protein sequence MPTVKKTKIVATLGPATSKKEVLRSMIDAGVDVFRINFSHADYDDVKERVTMIRELNAEMETNTSILADLQGPKLRVGVMAGDVVVSPGDEITFVTGAPFEGSAERVYMNYKEFPRDVKAGERILLDDGKLMFQVVKTNGKDEVLAKVIQGGPLKSKKGVNLPNTNISLPALTKKDIKDAEFAISLEVDWIALSFVRFSQDLIDLQNIINKHSPHKIPIIAKIEKPEAVENIDKIVAYCDGLMVARGDLGVEVPAQEVPLIQKQLVLRAKKARIPVIIATQMMETMITSLTPTRAEVNDVANSVMDGADAVMLSGETSVGNYPVQVIEKMASILESVEGSDLIHVPHDPPHIRTKRYITKSICYHAALMANEIKAKAISTLTNSGYTAFQISAWRPSSHILVFTSNKRILTQLNLLWGVKAFFYDKDVSTDDTIDDVNRIAFNKGYLQVGDMLISLAAMPMKDKGMVNTLRVTEIESGDI, from the coding sequence ATGCCAACTGTAAAAAAGACGAAAATTGTAGCCACATTAGGGCCTGCAACGAGCAAGAAAGAGGTACTCAGGAGCATGATTGATGCAGGAGTAGATGTATTCAGAATAAATTTTTCACATGCCGATTATGATGATGTAAAAGAGCGTGTAACCATGATACGTGAATTAAATGCAGAAATGGAAACAAATACTTCCATTTTAGCAGATTTACAAGGCCCTAAATTACGTGTAGGGGTAATGGCAGGTGATGTCGTTGTAAGTCCTGGAGATGAAATAACATTTGTTACTGGCGCCCCATTTGAGGGTTCTGCAGAAAGAGTTTACATGAATTATAAAGAATTCCCTAGAGATGTGAAGGCTGGGGAGCGCATTCTTTTAGATGATGGTAAATTAATGTTTCAAGTGGTGAAAACCAACGGCAAAGATGAAGTACTGGCCAAGGTAATACAAGGCGGACCGTTAAAGTCAAAAAAGGGTGTTAACTTACCAAATACTAATATTTCTTTACCTGCTCTAACAAAAAAGGATATTAAAGATGCTGAATTTGCAATTTCTTTAGAAGTAGATTGGATAGCACTTTCTTTTGTCCGTTTTAGTCAAGATTTAATTGACCTTCAAAATATCATCAATAAGCATTCTCCTCATAAAATTCCAATAATAGCCAAGATTGAAAAACCAGAGGCAGTTGAAAATATTGATAAAATTGTTGCTTATTGTGACGGACTTATGGTTGCTCGAGGCGATTTAGGTGTTGAAGTTCCTGCACAAGAAGTACCGTTAATTCAAAAGCAATTGGTGCTTCGTGCTAAAAAAGCTAGAATTCCGGTAATTATTGCTACCCAAATGATGGAAACAATGATTACTAGCCTTACGCCAACAAGAGCTGAAGTAAATGATGTAGCCAACTCGGTTATGGATGGCGCTGATGCTGTAATGTTGTCTGGAGAAACTTCTGTTGGGAATTATCCAGTACAAGTAATTGAAAAAATGGCCAGTATTCTTGAGAGTGTCGAGGGTTCAGATTTAATACATGTACCACACGACCCACCTCATATTCGAACAAAAAGATATATTACAAAATCTATTTGTTATCATGCGGCTTTAATGGCAAATGAAATTAAAGCAAAAGCTATTTCAACTTTAACAAATAGTGGATATACTGCTTTTCAAATTTCTGCTTGGAGACCCAGTTCACATATTTTGGTTTTCACCTCTAATAAAAGAATTCTAACACAATTAAATTTATTATGGGGTGTAAAAGCATTTTTCTATGATAAAGATGTTTCTACAGATGATACTATAGATGATGTAAACCGTATTGCCTTCAATAAAGGATATTTGCAAGTTGGTGATATGCTAATAAGTCTTGCTGCTATGCCAATGAAAGATAAAGGTATGGTAAATACATTAAGAGTAACAGAAATAGAATCTGGCGATATATAG
- the rnc gene encoding ribonuclease III, with protein sequence MSFPTNLFNSHPKEDGDFFLGVTKILGFKPKTLSFYKKAFLHRSMNKKDDNGNAMNYERLEFLGDSMLGTIISKHLYKEVPEGDEGYLTKMRSKIVSREHLNELGKDLGLINFVESRIPKSHFGQNIHGNVFEALVGAIYLDRGYSYCEKFIQKRVIGPYVDIEQLEGRVISYKSLVIEWCQKQKKTFDFDVYEDTGNDPLKHFAVKLSIGGNVVSKARATSKKKAEERASKRAFFALQDKMEN encoded by the coding sequence ATGTCTTTTCCCACAAACTTATTTAATTCCCATCCAAAAGAGGATGGGGATTTTTTTTTGGGGGTGACCAAAATTTTAGGATTTAAACCCAAAACATTATCATTTTATAAAAAGGCCTTTTTGCATAGGTCAATGAATAAAAAAGATGATAACGGAAATGCAATGAATTATGAGCGGTTAGAATTCTTAGGAGATTCTATGTTAGGAACCATAATTTCAAAACATCTTTATAAAGAGGTTCCAGAAGGAGACGAAGGTTACCTTACTAAAATGCGCTCTAAAATAGTAAGTCGCGAACACCTAAATGAATTAGGAAAAGATTTAGGATTAATAAACTTTGTAGAAAGTAGAATACCTAAATCTCATTTTGGTCAAAATATACATGGGAATGTTTTTGAGGCCTTGGTAGGTGCAATTTACTTAGATAGAGGATATAGTTACTGCGAAAAATTTATTCAAAAGAGAGTAATTGGGCCTTATGTGGATATTGAACAATTGGAGGGTAGAGTAATCAGTTATAAAAGTCTGGTAATAGAGTGGTGTCAAAAGCAAAAGAAAACTTTTGATTTTGATGTTTATGAAGATACGGGTAATGATCCGTTAAAACATTTTGCCGTAAAGCTTTCTATTGGTGGCAATGTGGTTTCAAAAGCAAGAGCTACTTCAAAAAAGAAAGCAGAAGAACGAGCTTCAAAAAGAGCATTCTTTGCACTTCAAGACAAAATGGAGAACTAA
- a CDS encoding ribonuclease H1 domain-containing protein, producing MAKKGKFYVVWKGKKPGIFDSWAACKKSITNYAGAEYKSFESFDAAKKAYNGNYADFKGKKKTGPTLSKEELIRIGQPNYHSISVDAASSGNPGVMEYQGVDTKTGKKLFRQGPFPQGTNNIGEFLAIVHGLAFLKERNSDRIIYTDSRTAMSWVRKKNCNTKLTASTKNKDLFELIDRAVNWLKNNQYTTRIVKWETKAWGEIPADFGRK from the coding sequence ATGGCGAAAAAAGGAAAATTCTATGTCGTTTGGAAAGGCAAAAAGCCCGGTATTTTTGATTCTTGGGCAGCATGCAAGAAATCTATTACTAACTATGCGGGTGCCGAATACAAATCTTTTGAATCTTTTGATGCTGCAAAAAAAGCCTACAATGGCAATTATGCAGATTTTAAAGGAAAGAAGAAAACAGGACCCACATTATCTAAAGAAGAATTAATACGCATTGGCCAGCCTAACTACCATTCAATTTCTGTAGATGCAGCATCTAGTGGAAATCCTGGTGTTATGGAATACCAAGGTGTAGACACTAAAACTGGTAAAAAATTATTTAGACAAGGTCCTTTTCCGCAGGGCACGAATAATATAGGTGAATTTTTAGCCATTGTTCACGGGCTCGCATTTTTAAAAGAGCGCAACAGCGACCGCATTATTTATACGGATTCTAGAACGGCAATGAGCTGGGTTCGCAAAAAGAACTGTAATACCAAATTGACTGCATCTACAAAAAATAAAGACTTATTTGAACTTATAGATAGAGCAGTAAACTGGTTAAAAAATAATCAATATACTACAAGGATAGTAAAATGGGAAACCAAGGCTTGGGGAGAAATACCTGCCGATTTTGGTAGGAAATAA
- a CDS encoding IPExxxVDY family protein, translating to MAAIYKINEDFYDESFIVIALHTTLEDYALVYGLNDTIKARFVRARKNFNLAENKSFPFFEWDDQFHDMYWVLVSNHSSEQQQILNNDLFQNEATYTKPRLIPEYKDVDYLLKIETDKEFDTSKLIKNILMLPRVMAAYEISTDKLKSKNNLIF from the coding sequence ATGGCAGCTATTTATAAAATAAATGAAGATTTTTACGACGAATCTTTTATAGTTATCGCATTACATACTACTTTAGAAGATTATGCTTTAGTATATGGTTTAAATGATACTATTAAGGCAAGATTTGTTAGAGCAAGAAAAAATTTTAATCTAGCTGAAAATAAATCATTCCCATTTTTTGAATGGGATGATCAATTTCATGATATGTATTGGGTATTAGTGTCTAACCACAGCAGTGAACAACAACAAATACTTAATAATGATTTATTCCAAAACGAAGCAACGTATACTAAACCAAGGTTAATACCTGAGTATAAAGACGTTGATTATCTATTAAAAATAGAAACGGATAAGGAATTTGACACAAGCAAATTAATTAAAAACATACTTATGTTGCCACGAGTCATGGCAGCGTATGAAATAAGTACAGATAAACTAAAATCCAAAAACAACTTAATTTTTTAA
- the purN gene encoding phosphoribosylglycinamide formyltransferase gives MKTKQIILFASGSGSNVENIANYFKSRKDVTISCVLTNKSDAKVIERCNRLGINALFFNRQAFSKSDFILKMLQSLHPDLIVLAGFLWKMPEAITSAFPNKIVNIHPALLPKYGGKGMYGMHVHTAVKENNEKETGITIHYVNANYDEGAIIEQAKTVIESNDTVENIASKVHQLEYEYFPKVIDAILLKQ, from the coding sequence TTGAAAACCAAACAAATTATTCTTTTTGCCTCGGGTTCCGGGTCTAATGTTGAAAACATTGCCAACTATTTTAAATCTCGAAAGGACGTTACTATATCCTGTGTTTTAACTAACAAAAGCGATGCCAAAGTCATTGAACGGTGCAATAGACTTGGAATAAATGCACTTTTTTTTAACAGACAGGCCTTTTCTAAAAGTGATTTTATTTTAAAAATGTTGCAATCTCTTCATCCAGACCTTATTGTTTTGGCAGGCTTTCTTTGGAAAATGCCCGAAGCTATTACAAGTGCCTTCCCAAATAAAATTGTAAACATACACCCAGCACTTTTACCAAAATATGGCGGAAAGGGTATGTACGGTATGCATGTTCATACTGCTGTAAAAGAGAATAACGAAAAAGAAACAGGCATTACTATACATTATGTAAACGCTAATTACGATGAAGGCGCAATAATAGAACAGGCAAAAACTGTCATAGAAAGTAATGACACGGTAGAAAATATCGCTTCTAAAGTACACCAGTTAGAATATGAATACTTCCCAAAAGTTATTGATGCAATTTTATTGAAACAGTAA
- a CDS encoding PAS domain-containing protein, translating to MIDLKDYDNAVIKFRKSLSFIMLPVISWDFYASNYEEIKQTEKDVDSLLRIVSANSWNIDTKIIDTKLKIDKNVVVVTDAKLNIVFATQNMWNMSQYRPEEIIGKSPKMFQGDLTSSTTLKIVSNAIKEKKPFEVTVVNYRKDGSTYKCWIQGQPVFDKKGDVVNFIAFEKEVA from the coding sequence ATGATTGATTTAAAAGATTACGACAACGCGGTGATCAAGTTTAGAAAAAGCTTGAGCTTTATTATGTTACCCGTTATTTCTTGGGACTTTTATGCTTCTAATTATGAAGAAATAAAACAAACCGAAAAAGATGTTGATTCTTTATTAAGAATAGTTTCTGCAAATTCTTGGAATATTGATACAAAAATTATCGACACTAAATTAAAAATAGACAAGAATGTTGTTGTAGTAACAGATGCCAAATTAAATATTGTATTTGCTACCCAAAATATGTGGAATATGAGCCAATACCGACCTGAAGAAATTATAGGCAAAAGTCCTAAAATGTTTCAAGGTGACTTAACATCTTCAACTACACTGAAAATTGTTTCTAATGCAATTAAAGAAAAAAAACCTTTTGAGGTTACGGTGGTCAATTATAGAAAAGATGGGTCTACCTATAAGTGCTGGATTCAGGGACAACCTGTATTTGATAAAAAAGGTGATGTAGTTAATTTTATAGCTTTTGAGAAAGAAGTTGCTTAA
- the fabF gene encoding beta-ketoacyl-ACP synthase II: protein MQLKRVVVTGLGALTPIGNNIEEYWNALVNGKSGSAPITYYDTEKFKVKFACELKNYNTEDYFDRKEGRKLDRFAQYALVSSDEAILDSKLDLEKVDKFRVGVIWGAGIGGLETFQNEVMNFANGDGTPRFNPFFIPKMIADIAPGNISIKHGFMGPNYTTVSACASAANAMIDALNYIRLGHCDVIVTGGSEAAVTIAGMGGFGAMHALSTRNESPETASRPFDATRDGFVLGEGAGALVLEEYEHAIARGAKIYAEVAGGGMSSDAYHMTAPHPDGIGVVRVMENCLRDAGLSIEDVDAINTHGTSTPLGDVAELKAITQVFGDHAKNININSTKSMTGHLLGAAGAIEAIASILAMEHGIVPPTINHTTVDENIDPSLNLTLNKAQKRDVKVAMSNTFGFGGHNACVVFKKLD from the coding sequence ATGCAGTTAAAGCGAGTTGTAGTTACAGGATTGGGGGCACTTACCCCAATAGGTAATAATATAGAGGAATATTGGAATGCATTGGTAAACGGCAAAAGCGGTTCTGCACCAATAACCTATTACGATACAGAAAAGTTCAAAGTTAAATTTGCGTGTGAGTTAAAGAATTACAACACCGAAGATTATTTTGACAGAAAAGAAGGCCGTAAGCTGGATAGATTTGCACAGTATGCACTTGTATCGTCAGATGAAGCCATTCTTGATTCTAAATTAGATTTAGAAAAAGTCGATAAATTTCGTGTTGGGGTTATTTGGGGAGCAGGTATTGGCGGTTTAGAAACTTTTCAGAATGAAGTGATGAATTTTGCTAATGGAGATGGTACTCCTAGGTTCAATCCGTTCTTTATACCAAAAATGATTGCAGATATTGCACCAGGGAATATATCCATAAAGCATGGTTTTATGGGGCCTAATTACACAACTGTTTCGGCATGTGCATCTGCAGCAAATGCGATGATAGATGCTTTAAACTATATACGTTTAGGACATTGTGATGTTATTGTAACAGGTGGTAGTGAAGCTGCCGTAACTATTGCAGGTATGGGTGGTTTTGGAGCAATGCACGCATTATCTACTAGGAACGAAAGCCCGGAAACGGCTTCAAGACCTTTTGATGCAACCAGAGATGGTTTCGTATTAGGAGAAGGAGCAGGTGCTTTAGTTTTAGAAGAATATGAACATGCAATTGCAAGAGGAGCAAAAATATATGCTGAAGTAGCAGGAGGCGGAATGTCTAGTGATGCTTACCACATGACCGCTCCTCACCCAGATGGAATTGGAGTAGTGCGTGTTATGGAAAACTGTTTAAGGGATGCAGGCTTATCTATAGAAGATGTTGATGCCATAAATACACATGGTACTTCAACACCTTTAGGAGATGTTGCAGAACTTAAGGCAATTACCCAAGTATTTGGAGATCACGCTAAGAATATAAATATCAATTCTACCAAATCAATGACCGGGCACTTATTAGGTGCTGCAGGTGCTATTGAGGCAATTGCTTCAATTTTGGCAATGGAGCATGGTATAGTACCACCAACAATTAACCATACTACGGTAGATGAGAACATAGATCCTAGTTTAAACCTTACATTGAACAAAGCTCAAAAACGAGATGTGAAAGTGGCTATGAGCAATACATTTGGTTTTGGTGGCCATAATGCGTGTGTAGTTTTTAAAAAATTAGATTAA
- a CDS encoding acyl carrier protein, protein MSDIASRVKAIIVDKLGVDENEVVTEASFTNDLGADSLDTVELIMEFEKEFDIQIPDDQAENIATVGQAISYIQEAK, encoded by the coding sequence ATGTCAGACATTGCATCAAGAGTTAAAGCTATCATCGTTGATAAATTAGGAGTTGATGAGAACGAAGTAGTTACGGAAGCTAGTTTTACTAACGACTTAGGCGCGGACTCATTGGATACAGTTGAGTTGATAATGGAATTCGAAAAAGAATTTGATATTCAAATTCCGGACGATCAAGCCGAAAATATCGCAACTGTTGGTCAAGCGATCAGCTATATACAAGAAGCTAAGTAA